In Isosphaera pallida ATCC 43644, the sequence AACCCGGACGGGTCGCTGGTGAAACCGACCATCCCGCGAATTCGGCGGACGACTCAAACCTGGTCGCTGAGTTCGTCCGGGAGGTTGTCGTTAGAGTAAACGTTTTGGACATCCTCGTTGTCGTCAAGGGCTTCCCGAAGCTTGAGCATCTTTTTACCTAGTTCCACGTCGAGATCGACCGTGGTGCTGGGAATGTAGGTCAACTCGGCCGATTCGATCTCGATGTGACGGTCGACCAAAGCTTGTTTGATCGCGTCGAGGCTCTTGGGATCACACGTGATTTCATAAAAACCCGAGTCAGGGTGCATATCCTCGGCTCCTGCCTCTAGGACGATCTCCATGAGTTCATCCTCCGCGATCGCGGTCTGGTTGACTAGGATGACCCCCTTTTTGGCGAAGAGGTAGCTTACGCAACCAGTCGAGCCGAGGTTGCCGCCGGCCACGTCGAACGCTTTGCGCAGTTCGCCCGCGGTGCGGTTGCGATTGTCGGTCAAGACTTCGCAAAGCACGGCGACTCCGCCGGGACCATATCCCTCGTAAAGGACTTCCTCGTAGTTGTCGGCACCGAGTTCACCGGTGGCCTTCTTGATCGATCGTTCAATGTTTTCCTTGGGGCAACTGAATTGCCGAGCCTTTTCAATCGCGTAGCGCAGTCGCAGGTTGCTTTCTGGGTTGGGATCGCCGTTCTTGGCGGCGACGTAAATGGCGCGACAGAGCTTGCTGAACAACTTGCCGCGACGAGCATCCACCACCCCTTTGCGGTGGGCCACGTTGGCCGCGTGGGAGTGACCTGCCATTGGTTCGGCTCCTCATTAAACATCGGTTGAGACGGTTGAATCCCGCGCCAAAGGACGACTCTCGAGACGAGACACCATCCTGAACAAGCGGGATGGCGATCCGATTTAGGGACTGGACGCGGTGAAATCCGCATGGCGAACGCGGTGATGGGATCAGATCAAACCGAAGGCGGCGAGGCCAACGGCTCCCGAACCCGCACGGGTTGGTTGACCCAAGGCCAAAGCGTCGAATGATCCCGGTCAGCGCGGTTCAACGTCAGCGGGACGGAGGGGGCTTGTCGGGCGAGACCGAGACGTTCTCAGATTCAATCTTGTCAAGCAATTTGAGTTTCGCCTCGAGATCGGCCAGACGAACATCAGGAGGATCGGTTCGTTTGGCCGCCTCAATGGCGTTGAGCCAGGCTTGCCGCGCTTTGGCGTAATTCCGAAGCTGAAGGTAGGCGTCGCCTAGATGGTCCTGCAAGGTGGCGCTGCCGCCAACAATTGGATACTTGGCGATTGCCTTTTCGAGCAAGGGGATGCTCTCTTCCACCTTGCCGCGCTTGTAAAGCACCCACCCCAGGCTGTCGAGGTAGGCGGGGTTGTCCGGCTCCTCCTCCAGCGCTTTGCGGATCATGGTTTCGGCTTGTTCCAAGTTGATGCCTTGGTCAGCGTAGAGATAGCCCAGGTCGTTATTGAGTCCCGCGTCGTCGGGATATTTCTTAAAGAGCGTTTCCAAGACCTCCTGACCCGATTTGATCCGGCCAAGTTTAACCAAGAGACCCGAGAGGCGTTGGCCGATGGTCAATTCGAGTTCGGGATTGGTCGCAATGTCGGCCTTGTCCAGAATCGAGCGGTAAAACTCGATGGCATCGTCGGTTTGCTTGAGTGCTTCGAGCGCTTCGCCCACCATCGAGGGATAGTCGGGATTGGCAGGGTCGAGTTCCAGCGACGCGCGCGCAAGCGCCAGGGCGTCCTCATGGCGCTTGGCGCGCATGAGGATGCTAAACAAGGTCAAACGAACCAGGGGTTCGTTGGGGGCGTCGGCTAGCAGCGCGCGTCCCAGTTCGATCGCCTCGTCCTCGACGCCAGCCTGAGACAAAACCAGCGCGGCGAACCGACGGGTCTCCCAATCGCCACCGGCCAGGGCGTTGGCGTCACGCGCGGCTTGGATCGCGCCTGGTTTGTCGCCGGCTCGCAGGCGGGTTTGGGCCAGCGTGACCACGATCCGCGGTTCACGCGATTCGGGAAACTTGGCGATCATCTCGCTGAGCGTTTCCGCCGCGTCACCATGCCGACCGGCCTCGACCAATCCGAAGAACAGTTGCAGGTAGGTTTGGCGATTGGGGTTGCGCTTGAGTTCTAAGCGATCGAGTTGGAGTTGGAGTTCCAGATCATTGAGCTGCCTGGCGATGGAGGCCAGAGCGACGCGGCAGGATTCCGGTAGGGTTGGGGGCTCGGCCGACAGGCCCTCGATCCCTTGACGCAGAAACAGGCGGGCGAACTCAGGGGTGGCCACGATCCGGGCCAACAGAGGTTGGGCCGCGATCACGCCGTTGGGACGGGCCAACAGGTCTCCCACAATCTTGAGCAGATCGGTCACCCGTTCCGCTTTGATGAGCAGATCGGTCAGGGTGATCAGGGCGGGAGGGTCAATCGGGCCGTTGATCAAGCCGGTGAGGATCGCCAACGCCTCTTGGTCGCGTCCCTCCCGAGCCAGACGATCGGCCAGTGCCGCTTGGATTGCCACGTCGCGGGGCGACGCCTTAGCCAACGCCTCCAGACGTGCCAGCGCCTCATTGCCCCGGCCAAGCGCTTCAAGTGCTTCGCTTTGCAACCGGTAGGTTTCGGGAAACTTGACAACGTTAGGCTGAGCGATCAGCCCTTCCACCAGCCGCAACGCCTCGGCGGCTCGGTCCTGGCGGAGGCGTGCCCGGGCCAATCCCGTGACCAACGCGGAATCGTTAGGCGCGTAGACCAAGCCGCGCTCGAACGCCAGGGCCGCTTCATTGGGGCGGTTGGCATTGAGCAGGGTTTCCCCAAATCGGAGGTAGGTTTGGGGGGGATTTCCCAAAACCCGGCTGAGTTCCGCGCGGCTGAGGTTACCCGCCGCCTTGTCGTCCAACGCGCGGACCACACGAGCGATTAGGCTGGCTCCTTCATGGATGCGTTCGGGCTGAAGAACATAGAGGAATCCCAACTCGCGGGCAGCTAGCAGGGCGGAGGCGGAGTCTTGTCGAAGTGCAGGGGCGGCTAGGACGGTTTCCAACAGCGTGCGGGCTTCGTCGAGTTGGCCAGCGCGTTGGAGAAACAGCACCACCAGTTGCAATGATTCGGAGTCATTCGGATCGAGTTCGACCGCACGCCGACTGTATTCAACCGCCTCGTTGATGCGTCCCAACACCAGGTTGATTCGGCTCAGACGTCGCAGCACGGCGGTGGAACGGGGAGCGGTCTCCAACAGCTTACGGTAGAGACGGATCGCGGCCAGATTATCGCGGTTGAGTTCCCGAGCGCGGGCGGCGGCGAAATCGGCCAGACGATCCAGCCGCGCCCGGCCTTCGGCGTCGAGGGGATGGGCTGGCACGAATGGTTCGGGAGGCTGTTCCAGATTGCGCGGGAGGGCAGACCCTCGGACTTGACCAACCGGATCGGGGTCAAGGTCCAACCTGGCGGCGGGCGGAGATTCCCGCGTCTTGCCGGCGTTGTTTTCTTGTTCAACCGGTTGCGATGAGGAGTCGGTCGAATCCAGACGTGGTTCGTCCATCAACGCAGGTGGAATGGCGTGCGATGCCTCCTGAGCTTGCAGGGGGCCTTGAGCAACGTTGACCATCCACGCCAGAGCGATGAGGAACGCGGTCAACCACCATCGTTTGGGGCTGATGAACTCTCCGCGGACTCTGTCAGGAGGTAATAAGTAGAACGCATCTCTGGAATCGAACCCACGTCGCGTCATCATCGCCCCTCGACATCAAAGTCAAGGCTGAGAGGTGGAAGCGCCGGACACCGTCGCCTTAGGACGGGGGAGTCTCATCCGAGGAACCGAGGACGACGCATCGAAGAGGAAGGCGACGGGTTCGACGCCTCCCACTCGTCGCAAGCCGAGTCGAAACCAAACAGATACGGAGACGCTTGCCGAAACCATCCCGGTTCCTCATGCATCGAATCGTAACAATCCCCCACTTAAACGGCAAGGCACGTGGAGTCGAAACTCCACGTGCCAGACTGATTGAGTAGCTCAGCCAATCTCCCGTCGCAGCTGATTCAGGGTTCAGACAACCCAAGGTGGTTGCGATTTCCAGGAGTGGTGATGCCCATTCAATTCAGTCGGAGATCAGCAAGACGATCGGCTGTGAGTGGGATCAATTCAGTTGTTGTCGGGGGGCAGAATCACGGTGTCGATGACATGGATCACACCGTTGCAGGCTTGAATGTCGGTCTTAATAACGTTGGCTTTGTTGATCATCACCTTACCACCGCTCACGGTGATGGTGATGTCCGAGCCTTGAACGGTGGGTACCTTCTTGCCGTTCATGCCAAGAACCTTCTCAGCTTTGACCTCGCCCTTGAGAACGTGGTAGGTCAGAATCTTCACCAGCTTGTCTTTGTTTTCGGGCTTCAGCAGGTTCTCGACCGTGCCTTCGGGCAGTTTGGCGAAGGCTTCGTCGGTCGGGGCGAAGACGGTGAAGGGACCGGGGCCATTCAGGGTGTCAACCAAGCCGGCAGCCTTGACGGCGGCGACCAGAGTGCTGAAGTCTTTGTTGCCAGCAGCGATTTCGACGATGGTCTTGTCTTCGGCGGAAGCGGGCAGGGCGATAGCCAGAGCAGCGAAAGCGGAAAGCAGAGTGCGCATAGTGTCAAAGACCCCAGTTGCAACACGGTGAAACCACGATGGGTTGTGGCTTCGATGACGCCACATTGGTCACTTCCCCATCGTGACCCCTTTGTTATATGCGGTTTGATCTCGTCGTAAAGCGGCTGTCCCCAAAAAAACGATCTAATCGAGCAAGACGGAACTTGTCTAAAAACGGATCGTCGGATTGTTCGTCACGCCGGGTTAGGACTTACGGGAACGCTTGGAGCGTGGCGGGGGCGAGCCGTTGGTGAACGGCGGCTCCGTCGGAGCGTTGGGGTTGGAACGTTTGGCGTTCTGAGACTTACGCAGCGGGGGTGGACCATTCTCATGACGTGGTTCGACCACGGTTTCACCGCCGGGTTGTTCTCTGTTTGGATGCTGGACCGATTGGCTGGAGACCGAAGAAGGCGTGGGGGCGATGGTCTCGGACGCTTGGGAGGTTTCGTCCCGAATCTGGTGGTTGGTCGAAACCAAAGGGTCGGTGGCGGTCTCGCTCGCGGTGGTTGCTGGCGCGGTCGTGTTCGATACGGACGACGCCGACGCTTTGCTGCGTCCACGGGCAGAACGCGATCCGCTAGGCTTGGCGGCGGGTGCTGAACTCGTTCCTGCTTCGCGTTCGGAGGAGCCGGCAGAGCTGGAGGATTGAGCGGCTGACTCCGGCAACCCCAAACGGCGTCGGACTTCAAGCCGCAGCTGTTCCACGTCGAGTTCGACCCCTGGCAACCGTCCGGCCAACAGTTCCAATCGCATTAGAAACTCCACGCCGCGCGCTTTGGGAACCAAACGCTCCAGCTGACTCCGTGCCGCGGCCGGATCCAGACCCGGATCGAGCACCTCCAACCGTTCCAGCAATCCCCGGGTGACGGCGTCCAACGGCAGCGCGTGTCCTCCCAGGGCCGACTGGATCACCGTGGCCTGAACGTGGTCGGACTGGGTGAACGCCTCGAACCGTTCCAGCGCCTTGAGCGCCTCCTTTTGAGGCTTGCGAGCCAGAACGTCCAGCACCACTTCCAATCGGGCTTTGTCCCCCGTCTTGACAATGTGATTGAACACCTGTTTGAGCAGGCGCAGAATGGTCCGCGCGCGGGTCTCGGCGTCGGGCAGGTCGAGGACGTCCAAAAGATCCTTGACTCGGGAGACTCTGACTTCGTTGAAGTCGAAAAAGTCGGTCTTGAGTCGCCGCAATGCCTTGATGGCGGCGAGGTGTCCGGCGTTTTCCCGGCAGATCCCCAGCAGCATCGCGTCGAGAACCGGCATACGGCCGCCGGGGGTGGAGTCGGGAAGCATCGCCTCACCCGTGTCCGAGCGTTCGGCGAGGCGCTGGAATTCGACGTCCAACAATCCCAGGAGTTCGTTGAGGATCTGTGCTTTGGTGGGAGTCGCCATCATCAACCCAAGGAGGAGGAGCCGGTGAGAGGAAGGGAATTGTGCGAGACCGACGCGCGGCGGGCCAATTCGGGTGGGCCCAAGGATAGCTGCGGCGTTTCCGTCGGACGCAAGGCGGAACGCGCGGGTTGACGTCGTGGACAGGCTGGGGAGGAGCGCAGCGTGTTCGGCGTCCCGGGGGAACCATCCGACGATCAACTCAACGCGGCGGAGGCTGGTCAGCCGCGTTCGGGTGAGAGGGAGAACCGCAAGGCGGGGGGTCGTCCTGATTGGTTGCCGGGGAATCGGCGGTGTCCGTCGTCTCCTGGTCCGACTGGTCGGGTTCATCGTGGGACGAGGGTGGGTGGTCAAGAGGCGCGGTCGGCGGTGGCTCGGCGGCGGTTCGGGTTCCGAGACCCAGTTCGGCTTCCGCGCGGGCGAACAGTGCCGCCATCTCCTGGGCTTTGCGGAGGCTGTCATCCAACTCAAAGCTGAGGATCGGCACCGTTTTCATCTGCAGGCGGGCGGCGACTTTGGATTGCAGAAAGCCACGGGCGCTTTGGAGACCTCGAAGGCTCAGACTTTGGGTTTTGGGCGGACCCATCACCGAAACGAAGACCTTGGCCGTTCTCAGGTCGCCCGGCACCTCGACCCTCAGCACGGTGACATTCTTGATCCGCGGGTCGGAAAGTTCAAACAAGATCGAGTGAGCGACCACCTCGCGGATAGCTTCGGCGACTTTCAAAGGGCGATGACTGGGCATGGGCAGGGGACGCCAACGTAGGAACGGGAAACCACCGAAAACCGAAACGGTTGGCGTGGCGTGGCATGCAATGGGGTCGCAACGGGACCAAACCGACTCCGGCAACGCGGAGGCGCGCTGAATCCAACGCGAGGTGACCCGACCAACGCCAACCCCAAGTTTCTAAGGAAATCAGGGCGAAACGAGCAACACTTTTCAGACGGTGCGACGGGAGGGGTCAACGAATCCCGCCTTCAACGCGATTCGACCATCTCCCTTGCCTCCGCTTCTGCGGGTCACGCGGCCGAATCCGAACCAGGTTGGCGGGAGATGGGTTTGGGAGGAACGACCACCTCCAACCCAACCTGATTCGGTGCAGCGCGGGAGTTGGGATCCTCCCGACTTACGACGCGGTTTTTTGAACATCCTGGATGCTGCGGCGAACCTCTTCGATGCGATACGCCTCGATGATGTCGTCCACCTTGAGGTCGTCGTAGTTGGCAATCTTGATGCCGCACTCAAAGCCTTCGCGGACTTCGCGGACATCGTCCTTGAAGCGTTTGAGGGCTTCAATCGTGCCCTCGTAGATCTGCTTGCCCTCGCGGAGGACCCGCACCCGAGCCGAGCGTTCGATGATTCCCTTGGTGATCATGCAGCCAGCCACGGTGCCGACTTTGGAAATCTTGAACACCTGAAGCACCGCCGCCCGACCGAGTTGGACCTCTTTGATGTCGGCTTTGAACTTGCGTTCCAGGGCGTCCTTGATATCGTCGGTGACCTTGTAGATGACGTCGTAGCGTTGAATGGCGATGCCCTTGGACTCGGCCAGGCTGACCGCCCGATCCTCCCGGTCCACCCGAAAGGCCACGATCATCGCCTTGGAGGCCACGGCGAGGCTGACGTCGCTTTCGGTGACCGCGCCGACCCCACGGTGCAGAATCCGAATCGGAATCTCGGTGTTTTCCAGTTTGCCGAGTTCCTTGGTGATCGCTTCCAGCGAACCCTGAACGTCGGCCTTCAAAATCAGGTTGAGCGACTCGATCTGACCGCGGGTCATCAGGTCGCCGAGGTTTTCCAGGTCGATCTTGGGACGCTCGAAGACCACATCGTCGCGGGACACAGCGCGACGACTTTCGGCGATCTCGCGGGCTTTGTTGATCGAAGGGGTGACGAGGAATCGTTCCCCCGCCATTGGCACGGTGTCGAGGCCGTAGATCGCCACCGGGGTCGAGGGAGGTGCCTCCGTCAGCGAACGTCCCTTGGAGTCGAACATCGCCCGCACGTTGCCATACGCCTGGCCACACACCACCGGTGCGCCGACCCGGAGCGTTCCTTCCTGAACCAGAACGTTGCACACCACCCCCCGGTCGCCCGACATCGACGCCTCCAGGCAGGTCCCCATCGCCGGACGTTTGGGGTCGGCCTTGAGCTCGTGCAGTTCGGCCACGATCCCCAAGGTTTCCAGCAGGTCAGGAATCCCCTCGCCAGTCAACGCCGAAGTCCGCACCACCGGAACCTCGCCACCCCAGGCTTCAGGCACCAACTCGTGTTGAGACAACTCACCGTAAATCTTCTCAATGTTGATGTTGGGCAAGTCGCACTTGTTCAGTGCCACCACGATCGGCACCTTGGCCGCCTTGGCATGGTTGATCGCCTCAATGGTCTGGGGCATCACCCCGTCATCGGCGGCGACGACCAGCACCGCAATGTCGGTGACCATCGCGCCACGCTCCCGCATCGCGGTGAACGCTTCGTGACCGGGAGTATCCACGAAGGTGATCTTGCGACCTTGATGGTCCTCCACCTGGAAGGCTCCGATATGCTGGGTGATCCCGCCCGATTCGGAAGCCACCACGTTGCGCCCGCTGATTTTATCCAGCAGCGAGGTCTTGCCGTGGTCCACATGGCCCAAAATGGTGATGACCGGCGGACGCGGCTGAAGATCCTCTTCGGACGATTCGTACTTGAGCTCCTCGAGAAACTCCTCCTCGGCGGTCTTGCCGCGTTGAATCGTCAAATCAACACCAAACTCCAACGCCAACAGCTGAGCTGTCTCGTCGTCGATGATGTCGTTAATTGTGAGCATCCGCGAATATTTACTGAACAACTTGGACATCAGTTCGCTTGCACGGATGCCGGTGGCTTCTGAAAGCGAGCGCAGGGTCACGGGTGGCTCGACCACCGCGGACGATTTGCGAGCCACGATTTGGTCGCGTCGTCCGCTCTTGGACTTGTGGCGTCGGATGCCGCGGTTTCGGAGTTCCTCGGAGCCGTCGTCCTTGAGGATGACTTCGGCGGAGATCGGCGAGGTGACCCGGCGATCGGCGGCCCGTTCGTTGCGGCGTGCGCGGCGGCTGGCTCGGTCGGCGGCCGAACCGAGGCGGCCTCCGGCAGTGGCTTTGCGGCGGTCTTCCTCGTCGTCCACCAACCCTGGCGACGTGCTGGTTTTGCGGGTGGTAGCTGGATCGCGGCGGGTGGGCAGGCCCAGGGCCGACGCGGCCGAGGGAATGGGTGGGAAGGGCAAGGGGGGAATGTTGGGAGTCCCGCCGCGAGACGGCCGCGGGGTCAAAACGGGGCGGGCGGCGGAGGGCGGTGGGCTAGCGGCGGGGCGGTTGCGATCGGTCCGGGGCGGAGCGGGTTCGCCGCCCCGCGGCAAAGCGGCCCCTGGTTCACCGAGTTTGCCGGCTTGCATCATGGCCCGCAGTTGTTCTGGGGTGAACGTGCGGTCGGGCCGAACGATTTTCCCTTCCGGCTGAGGGGAACGCGGCCCTTCGCGACGGATCGGCGGCGCGGGGACGGCCATGCTGGGCAGAGGACGGCCCCCCTCGCGGCGCCCGCCTTCGTCGCGTTCGCGACGCCCTTCCGCCCCTGATGCGCTTGCTGGAGGGGGTAGAACGAGCGGAGCGGGTCGTCTCAGGGGCGCCGGTTCGGAACTCGAACCGATTCGGGGGCTGGCTCCCTGGGGTCGGGGTTCACTCCGCTGAATGGGTGGACGGGGACCACCGGCATCGCCGCGATGGGGACCGGTGTGACCCGACAGGGGACCACCACCCGACCGGGTAGGCGAAGGCGGGGGCGGAGGGGGGGTAGACCGGGACAGGGGCGGGGCCGGGGCCGGAGCCGGACTCGGCCCCGAGGCGGCGGGGAGATCGGGACGGGGCGCTGCCGCCATCCGCGTCGCCTGAGCGTTGGGCGGCGTGGACGGTTCCGACGTGGACTCGGACGCGACGGCCACCGGGGGCTCCGGGGCCACGGCCAGATTGGCCGAGATCGGGGCGGGACTCGACTTCACGGGGACGCTCGCGGGGGAGGACGTCGATACCGGGGAAGGAGACGACACCGGTTCGGCCACGACCGAGGCCGGCGTGGAGGACGCGGGGGGCTTCGGTGGCACGGCGGGAGCCGACACGGACGAAGCCAAGGGGGACGAAGGCCGGGCAGACGCAGCTAACGGTGCCTCGACCTGGACACTCACGGCAGGGGAGGGCAGAGCGGATGGGGTTGGAGCCGGGGACGGCTTCTCCTCGACGCTCGCCAACGGGGCAGACGGCGTGCTGGGTTTCGCCTTCACCTCGCCACTTGGGGCGACCGCCGCGACGGCAGAGCGGGTGGTGGCAGGCGACGGCGGGACTGGGGGTTTGGACGCGGACGGTTTGGGCGGAGCGGGGCGTGAGGTCAGGGACGGCGAATCTGCGGCGGTTGGCTTGGGAAGAGGCGGCGGTTTAATCATTGGCGGCGCGGCAACGGACGGAGCGTTTCGGGACGACGCGGTGGATCGCGGCTTCGATTGAGCGTCACGCACCCAATCGCGGATCTTACGAACCGCGTCCTCGTCCAAGGCGGCCAGGGCGCTTTCCTTCACTTTTTCGTCCAACGCGCCGGCCTTTTTGGCCTGACGGATGGTCTCGACCAACTCGGGACTTTTCAGACCCAGTTCCTTCGCCAACTCGTGAATCCGAATGGACAACGGCGACTTCTCCAAGAAACAAGGCGGCCGTCGAATCGAGATTGAAGCTGAGACGCAACGGATCGAAGCCAGCCCAATTGCATCGGTGGAGAAGTCGCGCCTGGAAACCAACAGGTGGCGCGTCATCCCTCTCTCTTGAATCGTCGGCTCGAACCAGCGTATTGCTCCAGATCGCCACGAACATGATAGCGAGGGAGGGCAACACCGGTCCGTCACAAGGCCTTCGGTTCGCGTCACCGAAGAGGGGTTGCGCATCAGGATCAGAAGATCGACTCGACAGACCAACCCGGGATGAGGGGGGGAGGGTTCAGGCGGGTTGACCGGACGTGGAGCGGCTCCGATGGTGACGGTGACGATTCGCTTGGGGAAACGGCGTCGAATCGTCGGGGCTCGGGCCGATTCTTCGGAGTCCGGTGAACCAGGATCCTCGCCTTGGAGTCGTCAGACGCCGCAGGTTGGGAAGGAGGACACCGCAAACCAAGAACTCCAACCGAGAGGGCCGGGGGCCGTAAACCGAGGGAGCCAGGAGCGAACCCAAGATGGCTCGCAAGCGACAACGCGACGGCGTGGGCGAAACACTGAAGCCGGGTGGATGAGTCCCGAAGCGGCCCGACGCGCGATTGGACGAAACCGGTCCCGTGACGGGATCAAGGGGCCGGCGGCGTTCATGGCTGGTTCATGTCCCGCACCTCGCCACCGGATTCCGGGGCTGACTGGGGAAGCGTTGAGGGAGCGTCCGCCGCGACCGCCGCGGCGGCGTCCGCCCCGGTGGTCGCAACCGGAGCGGGGGGGGGGTCATCGTTGAATCGGACGCTGTCGTGGTCCTCCTCGTTCGCCTCGGAAACCTCCAACTCGTTCTCCTGAGAGGGGGACGTCTCGGACGCGACCGACTCCCTTTCCATCGCGGTAGCATCGACGGACGCCTGCTGGGGGGCGGCTTCGTCGTCGGTCGCGTCGCTGGCCACCGACCCCGTTTCAACCGCCACCGCGGACACGACGGAACTCGAATGAGCTTGGACCTGACTGACCGCGTTGCGGCCCGAGGTGCTGCCACGCCCTCCCTTGCGCCGGGGGCTCTCCTCGCTTTGCTGCTCGGCCAACTCCTCAGCCGCCTCCACAATCCGGATGGCTCGCTCGTGGTCCAGACCTTCGATCGTCGCCACCAGATCGTCGATCTCCATGACCGACAGGTCGTCGTAACTCAAAATCCCCTGCTCTACCAGGTTCTGAGCAAGCTCGGCGTCCACTCCCTCAATTTGAGTGAACATTTGAATCGCTCTATCAATAACTTCGTCGAGTTCCTCGGCGGTCATGATTTCGATGTCCCACCCGACCAGTTTGCTGGCGAGCCGGACGTTTTGTCCCCGCCGCCCGATGGCCAAGGAGAGTTGGTCGTCGCGGACCAGCACGATGGCCCGTCCCAGCAGGCCGCAGAGCATCACCTCGTCGATCTCGGCGGGAGCCAGCGCGTTGGGGATCAGGACTTGGAGTGAGTCATTCCAGCGTACAATGTCGATGCGTTCGCCGCCGAGTTCGTCCGTGATTGTCTTGATCCGGCTGCCGCGCACGCCGACACATGCTCCCACCGCGTCCACCTTGGGATCGACCGAGGCGACCGCTACCTTGGTGCGGTAACCGGCCTCCCGCGCCAGGGCTCGGATCTGAATCGTGTTGTCCGCGATCTCGGGAATTTCCAACTCGAACAGCTTGCGCACGAAGTCGGGGTGGGTGCGGCTGAGGATGATTTTGACCCGCTGCCCTTGTTTTTTGACCTCATGGACCACCGCCCGGATTCGGTCGCCGGGGTGGAGCGCTTCGCCGGGGATCTGTTCCGGGCGGGGGAGGATCGCATCGGTCTTGCCCAAATTGACCAAAACCGCTCCTCCCTCGAAGCGTTGGACCGTGCCGGTGAGCAAGTCGCCCTTTTGACTCTCGAACTCCTCGAACAACGTGTCCCGTTCCGCCTCGCGGAACTTTTGGATCATGATTTGTTTGGCGGTTTGCGCGGCGATTCGGCCAAACACCGCTGGATCGACCCGTTCGCCTCCCCGGGTGGCGTCGATTTTGAGGGTTTGAGGGTCGATGGTGATCGACAGTCCCTCGGAGTCGTTGAAGAACTTGCGGGCGGCGTTGAGGATGGCAGTTTGGATCGCGTCGATGAGGAGATCCTTGGGGATTCCCTTCTCGCGGTGGATCGTATCGATAATGCGCGGCAAATCCAAACTCATCCGGGGCTGCTCCAGCGGCCGCGCCTCCCTTGGAACCGGTCCCACAACTTAGGGGAGAAGGGCGGGGCCGACACTGACGGTCGGTCGTATTTTGAAAATGAGGACGAAAGGAACACCAGGCGCGTTGGTGACTCTGCCGGGGTCGGAGGCAAGTGAACCGGCGGGTCGCGTCGCGGTTGCCCTGGACGGATCGCGTGTGCCGACGCCTCGGAGTTGCAAGCCGAGACAACGGCAAGCGGCTTGTACGAATCCTCCCGAGCGAATCTGGCTTGGCGTCATGATGCGTAGTCGAGACCGCCAGTCAACCCGGAGGAAGTCTGTATCGCGCGGTTTCGAACCAAAGGGAGGATTCGTCTTGCCAGCCGGCTTCAAGCCACTAAAATACCAGGGCTTGCGAAACTGTCAAGACGCGATTCTTGTCTTGGCATCTCGTCCTGAATCGGAATGATGTTCGACTGAGTGAGATTGATTTGCATCACCAACTGGGGGGCTTTCAAGTCGCCTGGTCAACTTCAAAGCGTGGATGGAGGATTGGGACGGTGCAAAGCGTGGCTTCTAGGGAGAATCATGGCGAGGGCATGTCTTCGATCCGCGAGACCCTGGAACGTCACGGCCTGCGCTGCACCCGACAACGTCTGGCGGTCTACGACTTTCTGAACCGTACGGAATCCCACCCGACCGCCGAGGAGGTATTTTTGGCGGTCCGTGACCAGGTGCCCCATATCAGCCTCGCCACGGTGTACAAAACCCTAGATGTGCTGGTGGATCGGCGTTTGGTGGTCAAGTTGCCGGACACGACTGGCTCGGGGTCGTCGCGGTTCGACGCCCGCGCGGAGCATCACTATCATCTGCGTTGCCTGGAGACCGGGCGTGTGGAAGACCTGGATGCTCCCTTCGACCCTGAGT encodes:
- a CDS encoding YebC/PmpR family DNA-binding transcriptional regulator, translating into MAGHSHAANVAHRKGVVDARRGKLFSKLCRAIYVAAKNGDPNPESNLRLRYAIEKARQFSCPKENIERSIKKATGELGADNYEEVLYEGYGPGGVAVLCEVLTDNRNRTAGELRKAFDVAGGNLGSTGCVSYLFAKKGVILVNQTAIAEDELMEIVLEAGAEDMHPDSGFYEITCDPKSLDAIKQALVDRHIEIESAELTYIPSTTVDLDVELGKKMLKLREALDDNEDVQNVYSNDNLPDELSDQV
- the rbfA gene encoding 30S ribosome-binding factor RbfA; its protein translation is MPSHRPLKVAEAIREVVAHSILFELSDPRIKNVTVLRVEVPGDLRTAKVFVSVMGPPKTQSLSLRGLQSARGFLQSKVAARLQMKTVPILSFELDDSLRKAQEMAALFARAEAELGLGTRTAAEPPPTAPLDHPPSSHDEPDQSDQETTDTADSPATNQDDPPPCGSPSHPNAADQPPPR
- a CDS encoding fasciclin domain-containing protein, which encodes MRTLLSAFAALAIALPASAEDKTIVEIAAGNKDFSTLVAAVKAAGLVDTLNGPGPFTVFAPTDEAFAKLPEGTVENLLKPENKDKLVKILTYHVLKGEVKAEKVLGMNGKKVPTVQGSDITITVSGGKVMINKANVIKTDIQACNGVIHVIDTVILPPDNN
- a CDS encoding tetratricopeptide repeat protein, which gives rise to MMTRRGFDSRDAFYLLPPDRVRGEFISPKRWWLTAFLIALAWMVNVAQGPLQAQEASHAIPPALMDEPRLDSTDSSSQPVEQENNAGKTRESPPAARLDLDPDPVGQVRGSALPRNLEQPPEPFVPAHPLDAEGRARLDRLADFAAARARELNRDNLAAIRLYRKLLETAPRSTAVLRRLSRINLVLGRINEAVEYSRRAVELDPNDSESLQLVVLFLQRAGQLDEARTLLETVLAAPALRQDSASALLAARELGFLYVLQPERIHEGASLIARVVRALDDKAAGNLSRAELSRVLGNPPQTYLRFGETLLNANRPNEAALAFERGLVYAPNDSALVTGLARARLRQDRAAEALRLVEGLIAQPNVVKFPETYRLQSEALEALGRGNEALARLEALAKASPRDVAIQAALADRLAREGRDQEALAILTGLINGPIDPPALITLTDLLIKAERVTDLLKIVGDLLARPNGVIAAQPLLARIVATPEFARLFLRQGIEGLSAEPPTLPESCRVALASIARQLNDLELQLQLDRLELKRNPNRQTYLQLFFGLVEAGRHGDAAETLSEMIAKFPESREPRIVVTLAQTRLRAGDKPGAIQAARDANALAGGDWETRRFAALVLSQAGVEDEAIELGRALLADAPNEPLVRLTLFSILMRAKRHEDALALARASLELDPANPDYPSMVGEALEALKQTDDAIEFYRSILDKADIATNPELELTIGQRLSGLLVKLGRIKSGQEVLETLFKKYPDDAGLNNDLGYLYADQGINLEQAETMIRKALEEEPDNPAYLDSLGWVLYKRGKVEESIPLLEKAIAKYPIVGGSATLQDHLGDAYLQLRNYAKARQAWLNAIEAAKRTDPPDVRLADLEAKLKLLDKIESENVSVSPDKPPPSR